From the genome of Virgibacillus siamensis, one region includes:
- the yugI gene encoding S1 domain-containing post-transcriptional regulator GSP13 — MTEKFEKGQILQGKVTGIQPYGAFVALDEEIQGLVHISEVTHGYVKDINDHLTVGDEVNVKILNVDEENNKVSLSIRATEEAPKKSSKPNKSKVQEESNTGFNTLKDKLEEWIEQSKEREGTFKK, encoded by the coding sequence ATGACGGAAAAGTTTGAGAAAGGTCAAATTCTGCAAGGAAAAGTTACAGGAATCCAACCATATGGCGCATTTGTTGCTTTAGATGAGGAAATTCAGGGACTCGTTCATATTTCCGAAGTAACACATGGATATGTTAAAGATATTAATGATCATTTGACAGTCGGTGATGAAGTAAACGTTAAAATCCTGAACGTTGATGAGGAAAACAACAAAGTGTCATTATCAATCCGTGCAACAGAGGAAGCACCGAAGAAAAGTTCCAAACCCAACAAAAGCAAAGTACAGGAAGAATCCAATACCGGATTCAACACACTAAAGGACAAGCTTGAAGAATGGATTGAACAATCAAAAGAACGCGAGGGAACATTTAAGAAGTAA
- a CDS encoding thioredoxin family protein produces the protein MDLNQWYEHAINPDAYIDNMQKNKENLLHIYDHFTPPEEDALIKRLKDKHLRAIVLTEDWCGDAMLNIPVLLRLSEQANIQVRMLLRDQNLELMDQYLTNGKSRSIPIFIFIDEDGNEVAKWGPRAEIVQEYVDESRKKLPPKESDDFDEKAKEMYMFMSKSFRDNPSFWQAVYESIKDALQ, from the coding sequence ATGGACTTGAATCAATGGTATGAACACGCAATCAATCCCGATGCCTACATTGATAACATGCAAAAAAACAAAGAAAACCTGCTTCATATTTATGATCATTTTACACCGCCTGAAGAAGATGCATTGATTAAGCGTCTTAAGGATAAACATCTACGTGCCATCGTTCTGACAGAAGACTGGTGCGGAGATGCCATGCTGAATATTCCGGTATTACTTCGTTTATCTGAACAGGCAAACATACAGGTTCGCATGCTTCTGCGTGATCAGAATCTTGAACTGATGGATCAATATTTGACCAATGGAAAATCCCGCTCCATCCCGATTTTTATTTTTATCGATGAAGATGGAAACGAGGTAGCAAAATGGGGGCCGCGTGCAGAAATAGTTCAGGAATATGTTGACGAATCCAGAAAAAAACTGCCTCCTAAAGAATCCGATGATTTTGATGAAAAGGCAAAAGAAATGTACATGTTTATGTCCAAGTCGTTCCGGGACAACCCTTCTTTCTGGCAAGCTGTATATGAAAGCATTAAAGATGCACTGCAGTAA
- a CDS encoding potassium channel family protein, translating into MNIESFKHIYFRIPIIIRLLVSVLLLMLIFGTIISFVEPNEFKTIFDGVWWVVVTGATIGYGDLVPQTVLGRLIGIVLMLTGGGLLTFYITSLSSAAINHEQDLSKGKISYKGKNHIIVIGWNERTRQLVRMIEDKNKAFEIVLIDRTVNNLPYRHFPVHFIHGDPSEDATLIQANIQHAASVIITSDITKKERQADVSTILTTVAIRGNNEYVPINAEILSISQVENAIRAGANTVISSNDFMSTLFYHEIFHQESTRPFETILAMLNSQQFIQKPLPEKLTDCTFQECVMHHMQNRQLLIGIIRDDTWTMNPPAEFKLKKDDRLLVLMSWQEKSAADKQE; encoded by the coding sequence ATGAATATTGAATCCTTTAAACATATATATTTTCGTATCCCCATTATCATAAGGCTTTTGGTCTCTGTTTTATTGTTAATGCTAATTTTCGGCACGATTATCAGTTTCGTTGAGCCGAATGAGTTTAAAACGATATTTGATGGTGTATGGTGGGTTGTCGTCACAGGTGCAACAATCGGATATGGTGATCTTGTACCTCAAACCGTATTAGGAAGACTTATTGGCATTGTTCTAATGTTGACAGGCGGCGGATTACTGACATTTTACATCACATCCTTATCATCAGCCGCAATTAACCACGAGCAGGATTTATCCAAAGGTAAAATATCCTACAAAGGAAAAAATCATATCATCGTGATAGGCTGGAATGAACGGACAAGGCAGTTAGTCAGAATGATAGAAGACAAAAATAAGGCATTTGAAATTGTACTGATCGACCGAACCGTTAACAATCTTCCCTATCGGCATTTTCCCGTGCATTTCATCCATGGCGATCCAAGTGAAGATGCGACGCTCATTCAAGCCAATATTCAACATGCAGCATCAGTCATTATTACCTCAGATATTACAAAAAAAGAACGGCAGGCTGATGTTTCCACCATTCTGACCACAGTTGCAATCAGGGGCAATAATGAATATGTGCCGATCAATGCTGAAATACTGTCCATTTCACAGGTAGAAAATGCGATTCGTGCGGGGGCTAATACTGTAATCAGTTCCAACGATTTCATGAGCACGCTTTTTTACCATGAAATTTTTCATCAGGAATCTACACGGCCATTCGAAACAATTCTTGCCATGTTAAACAGCCAGCAGTTTATTCAAAAACCGCTGCCGGAAAAATTAACAGATTGCACCTTTCAAGAATGTGTGATGCATCATATGCAGAATCGGCAGCTATTAATCGGTATAATCCGCGATGACACATGGACCATGAATCCCCCTGCTGAATTCAAACTCAAGAAAGATGACAGACTGCTCGTGTTGATGTCCTGGCAGGAAAAGTCAGCGGCGGACAAACAAGAATAG